CTCCACCCACCAGAACCATGAGTCACTGTGGCTGTTCCGGGGGCTGTGGCTCCAGCTGCTGTGTGCCCGTGTGCCGCTGTGTGCCCGCCTGCTTCTGCTCCAGCTGTGGCAAAGGGGGCTGCGGCTCCTGCGGGGGCTGCAAGGGGGGCTGCggctcctgctccagctgtgGCAAGGGGGGCTGTGGCTCCTGTGGGGGCTGCAAGGGGGGCTGTGGCTCCAGctgctgtgtgcctgtgtgctgCTGTGTGCCCACCTGCTCCTGCTCTAGCTGTGGCAAGGGGGGCTGCGGCTCCTGCGGGGGCTGCAAGGGGGGCTGTggctcctgctccagctgtgGCAAGGGGGGCTGCGGCTCCTGCGGGGGCTGCAAGGGGGGCTGCGGCTCCTGTGGGGGCTGCAAGGGGAGCTGTAGCTCCTGCGGGGGCTGCAAGGGGGGCTGTGGCTCCTGCTCCAGTTGTGGCAAGGGGGGCTGTGGCTCCTGTGGGGGCTGCAAGGGGGGCTGTGGCTCCAGctgctgtgtgcctgtgtgctgCTGTGTGCCCACCTGCTCCTGCTCTAGCTGTGGCAAGGGGGGCTGCggctcctgctccagctgtgGCAAGGGGGGCTGTGGCTCCTGTGGCTGCTCCCAGTCCAGCTGCTGTGTCCCCATTTGCTGCCAGTCCAGCTGCTGCAGACCCTGCTGCTCCCAGTCCAGCTGCTGTGTCCCCGTTTGCTGTCAGCGCAAGATCTGAGAATCTGAAATCAGATCAATTCAAGCTCCCTGGCCATGCATCTTGTCATGCCCCATACCCCCAGTGCACAGGTCCATGCCCATCCCCTCCAGGAGTCATGGAGTCTGAATCTTCAGGACCAGAGTTCCCGCTTCACACTTCGTGATGGAGAAAGGGGTCCCCCTCATGTGCTTTGAGCCATCCAGGGATTCACTACTACACACAACTCAGAGGAATCTTCGTCCTTGGCAGCCGAACTTTACCATCTGTAGGCTCTTCACGTACTGAACCCCAGAAGGCCCACCCCTCATGCTCCGAACGGGGCACAGAGCTGTGCTACCATTTCCCTCCTCCCGGTTCCTTCCTGCTCAGTCCTCATTCTCACATAACCTCAGGGCTGGCGCTGATTCCCCGGAACCTGGGGGGCCACATCCATCACACGCCCCTCGCCTCTCCCCTGACACCAGCTCATTCTGACTCTCGCTCTAGCAAATTCCACTCTGAACTTTGTGAGGCCTCTAAATAAACAAAGTCTCGAC
This Camelus ferus isolate YT-003-E chromosome 10, BCGSAC_Cfer_1.0, whole genome shotgun sequence DNA region includes the following protein-coding sequences:
- the LOC102511703 gene encoding keratin, ultra high-sulfur matrix protein-like isoform X3, with product MSCCGCSGGCGSSCCVPVCRCVPTCSCSSCGKGGCGSCSSCGKGGCGSSCCVPVCCCVPTCSCSSCGKGGCGSCSSCGKGGCGSSCCVPVCCCVPTCSCSSCGKGGCGSCSSCGKGGCGSSCCVPVCCCVPTCSCSSCGKGGCGSCGGCKGGCGSCSSCGKGGCGSSCCVPVCCCVPTCSCSSCGKGGCGSCSSCGKGGCGSCGCSQSSCCVPICCQSSCCRPCCSQSSCCVPVCCQRKI
- the LOC102511703 gene encoding keratin, ultra high-sulfur matrix protein-like isoform X2, translating into MSCCGCSGGCGSSCCVPVCRCVPTCSCSSCGKGGCGSCSSCGKGGCGSSCCVPVCCCVPTCSCSSCGKGGCGSCSSCGKGGCGSSCCVPVCCCVPTCSCSSCGKGGCGSCGGCKGGCGSCSSCGKGGCGSSCCVPVCCCVPTCSCSSCGKGGCGSCGGCKGGCGSCSSCGKGGCGSSCCVPVCCCVPTCSCSSCGKGGCGSCSSCGKGGCGSCGCSQSSCCVPICCQSSCCRPCCSQSSCCVPVCCQRKI